From Lycium ferocissimum isolate CSIRO_LF1 chromosome 12, AGI_CSIRO_Lferr_CH_V1, whole genome shotgun sequence, one genomic window encodes:
- the LOC132038993 gene encoding ATP-citrate synthase beta chain protein 2, which translates to MATGQLFSKTTQALFYNYKQLPIQRMLDFDFLCGRETPSVAGIINPGSEGFQKLFFGQEEIAIPVHSTIEAACAAHPTADVFINFASFRSAAASSMSALKQPTIRVVAIIAEGVPESDTKQLIGFAKANNKVVIGPATVGGIQAGAFKIGDTAGTIDNIIQCKLYRPGSVGFVSKSGGMSNELYNTIGRVTDGVYEGIAIGGDVFPGSTLSDHVLRFNNIPQVKMIVVLGELGGQDEYSLVEALKQGKINKPVVAWVSGTCATLFKSEVQFGHAGAKSGGEMESAQAKNHALRDAGAMVPTSYEAFEGAIKEAFEKLVLDGKTTPVKEITPPQIPEDLSTAIKSGKVRAPTHIISTISDDRGEEPCYGGVPMSSIVEQGLGVGDVISLLWFKRSLPRYCTRFIEICILLCADHGPCVSGAHNSIVTARAGKDLVSCLVSGLLTIGPRFGGAVDDAARYFKDAYDRGLTPYEFVESMKKKGIRVPGIGHRIKRGDNRDKRVELLQLYARENFPSVKYMEYAVQVETYTLSKANNLVLNVDGAIGSLFLDLLAGSGMFTKPEIDEIVEIGYLNGLFVLARSIGLIGHTFDQKRLKQPLYRHPWEDVLYTK; encoded by the exons ATGGCTACCGGACAACTTTTCTCCAAAACGACACAAGCTTTGTTCTACAACTACAAGCAGCTTCCTATCCAACGGATGCTCgactttgatttcctttgcg GGAGAGAAACACCTTCTGTTGCTGGAATTATCAATCCTGGTTCTGAAGGATTCCAGAAACTCTTCTTTGGTCAGGAGGAAATTGCAATCCCAGTACATTCTAC CATTGAAGCTGCCTGTGCTGCTCATCCCACAGCCGATGTTTTCATAAACTTTGCCTCTTTCAGAAG TGCTGCTGCTTCCTCCATGTCCGCACTAAAACAGCCAACCATCAGAGTTGTGGCTATTATTGCTGAAGGTGTTCCTGAGTCAGACACCAAGCAGCTTATTGGTTTTGCAAAGGCAAATAATAAG GTGGTTATTGGTCCAGCTACTGTTGGAGGAATTCAAGCTGGAGCTTTTAAGATTGGTGACACTGCTGGAACAATTGATAACATTATTCAGTGCAAGCTTTACAGACCTGGATCTGTGGGCTTTGTCTCCAAATCT GGTGGTATGTCTAATGAATTATACAACACAATTGGCCGTGTGACTGATGGAGTTTATGAAG GAATTGCAATTGGTGGGGATGTCTTTCCTGGCTCTACCCTATCTGATCATGTTTTGCGCTTCAACAATATTCCACAG GTCAAAATGATTGTTGTACTTGGGGAACTTGGTGGACAAGATGAATATTCCTTAGTTGAAGCCCTGAAGCAGGGGAAAATCAACAAGCCTGTCGTTGCCTGGGTCAGTGGAACTTGTGCTACCCTCTTCAAATCGGAAGTACAATTTGGACATGCG GGTGCAAAGAGCGGTGGTGAAATGGAGTCTGCACAAGCTAAGAATCACGCACTTAGAGATGCTGGAGCCATGGTCCCCACTTCATATGAAGCTTTCGAAGGAGCAATCAAAGAAGCATTTGAAAAGCTG GTCTTGGATGGCAAAACAACTCCCGTAAAGGAAATAACGCCTCCACAAATTCCTGAAGATCTCAGCACAGCAATTAAGAGTGGGAAAGTTCGGGCCCCAACCCATATTATTTCCACCATATCTGATGATAGAG GTGAAGAGCCATGCTATGGTGGTGTACCCATGTCATCTATCGTGGAGCAAGGATTAGGTGTTGGTGATGTCATCTCTCTGTTGTGGTTCAAACGCAGCCTCCCTCGTTATTGTACACGTTTTATTGAG ATTTGCATTCTGTTGTGTGCTGACCATGGTCCCTGTGTCTCTGGTGCTCACAACTCCATTGTAACTGCCCGGGCTGGAAAAGACCTAGTGTCGTGTCTTGTTTCTG GGTTGTTGACTATTGGCCCACGATTTGGTGGTGCTGTTGATGATGCTGCCCGATACTTTAAGGATGCTTATGACAGG GGTCTTACACCATATGAATTTGTCGAAAGTATGAAGAAGAAGGGCATTAGAGTGCCAGGAATTGGCCACAG GATCAAGAGAGGCGACAACAGAGATAAGAGAGTGGAACTACTGCAACTTTACGCGAGGGAAAACTTCCCTTCCGTTAAGTACATGGAATACGCGGTTCAGGTTGAAACCTACACGCTCTCAAAGGCAAACAACCTAGTTCTCAACGTTGATGGCGCCATTGGTTCCCTCTTCTTGGATCTCCTTGCTGGAAGTGGAATGTTCACCAAGCCGGAAATTGATGAAATAGTAGAGATCGGTTACCTGAATGGTCTGTTCGTGCTGGCACGTTCTATTGGTCTTATCGG GCACACGTTTGACCAGAAGAGATTGAAGCAGCCTCTATACCGTCACCCATGGGAAGACGTTCTCTACACTAAGTGA
- the LOC132041132 gene encoding uncharacterized protein LOC132041132 isoform X1 translates to MALNIPCFASLGTKLQDQLNYSKFNGVEKVKSIIKKTVIPFINSNPVDSLQKGNWVKLICGASFEDLVDIRNLSLVYTLAGVDCIDCAAETSVVNAVNEGIEAARALVHIRRPWVMISVNDDEDLHFRKAEFDPDDCPQDCMRPCEKVCPANAILQKQGGVLAERCYGCGRCLPVCPYDKIRAITYVRDVTATAELLERDDVDAIEIHTSGREPAVFKELWTGLGNSTANLKLVAVSFPDLRDSTILAMKAMYSIMEADIQCFNLWQLDGRPMSGDIGRGATRDAIAFALKLASAGDKPKGFLQLAGGTNAHTVEGLKKERLFQTPTIHEASRYETIPSTLYSPNALIAGVAFGGYARKIVGRVLSSVQSHHGLARVEDFPEQLLQAIIESVALVGTVKCYNRQNQST, encoded by the exons ATGGCTTTGAACATACCTTGCTTTGCTTCACTTGGTACCAAATTGCAAG ATCAGCTTAATTACAGCAAGTTCAATGGTGTGGAAAAAGTGAAAAGCATCATAAAGAAGACAGTTATTCCTTTTATAAATAGTAATCCTGTTGACTCTCTTCAAAAGGGAAATTGGGTCAAGCTCATTTGTGGTGCTAGCTTTGAG GATTTGGTGGATATCAGGAACCTTTCTCTGGTTTATACTCTTGCTGGAG TTGATTGCATTGACTGTGCTGCTGAGACGTCGGTAGTGAATGCTGTAAATGAAGGGATAGAAGCAGCCAGAGCCCTCGTGCACATTCGAAGGCCTTGGGTAATGATCAGTgttaatgatgatgaagatCTTCATTTTCGTAAAGCTG AATTTGATCCGGATGATTGCCCCCAGGATTGCATGCGACCTTGTGAGAAAGTCTGTCCTGCTAATGCAATATTGCAAAAG CAGGGCGGAGTTTTGGCTGAGCGCTGTTATGGTTGTGGTCGTTGCCTTCCCGTTTGTCCTTATGACAAAATAA GAGCTATTACATATGTGAGAGATGTTACTGCTACAGCTGAACTTCTTGAAAGGGACGATGTTGATGCCATAGAAATTCACACCAGTGGAAG GGAGCCTGCAGTATTTAAAGAACTTTGGACTGGGTTGGGGAACTCAACTGCAAATCTGAAGCTTGTGGCA GTTAGCTTTCCAGACTTGAGAGATTCAACCATACTTGCAATGAAAGCTATGTACTCCATAATGGAAGCCGACATACAATGCTTCAACTTATGGCAG TTGGATGGTCGACCAATGAGTGGAGATATTGGGCGAGGTGCCACGAGAGATGCAATTGCTTTTGCACTAAAATTGGCCTCTGCTGGAGACAAGCCTAAAG GTTTCCTTCAGCTGGCTGGTGGTACAAATGCTCACACAGTAGAGGggttgaaaaaagaaagattattCCAAACACCGACCATACATG AGGCTTCGAGATATGAGACAATTCCGAGCACCTTATATTCACCAAATGCTTTGATCGCTGGTGTGGCTTTTGGTGGCTATGCACGAAAG ATAGTCGGTAGGGTTTTGAGTTCTGTGCAAAGTCATCACGGACTTGCTCGTGTCGAAGATTTCCCCGAGCAACTGCTGCAGGCTATTATTGAATCAGTTGCTCTGGTTGGAACTGTTAAATGTTACAACCGCCAGAATCAGAGCACTTAG
- the LOC132041132 gene encoding uncharacterized protein LOC132041132 isoform X2: protein MALNIPCFASLGTKLQDQLNYSKFNGVEKVKSIIKKTVIPFINSNPVDSLQKGNWVKLICGASFEDLVDIRNLSLVYTLAGVDCIDCAAETSVVNAVNEGIEAARALVHIRRPWVMISVNDDEDLHFRKAEFDPDDCPQDCMRPCEKVCPANAILQKGGVLAERCYGCGRCLPVCPYDKIRAITYVRDVTATAELLERDDVDAIEIHTSGREPAVFKELWTGLGNSTANLKLVAVSFPDLRDSTILAMKAMYSIMEADIQCFNLWQLDGRPMSGDIGRGATRDAIAFALKLASAGDKPKGFLQLAGGTNAHTVEGLKKERLFQTPTIHEASRYETIPSTLYSPNALIAGVAFGGYARKIVGRVLSSVQSHHGLARVEDFPEQLLQAIIESVALVGTVKCYNRQNQST from the exons ATGGCTTTGAACATACCTTGCTTTGCTTCACTTGGTACCAAATTGCAAG ATCAGCTTAATTACAGCAAGTTCAATGGTGTGGAAAAAGTGAAAAGCATCATAAAGAAGACAGTTATTCCTTTTATAAATAGTAATCCTGTTGACTCTCTTCAAAAGGGAAATTGGGTCAAGCTCATTTGTGGTGCTAGCTTTGAG GATTTGGTGGATATCAGGAACCTTTCTCTGGTTTATACTCTTGCTGGAG TTGATTGCATTGACTGTGCTGCTGAGACGTCGGTAGTGAATGCTGTAAATGAAGGGATAGAAGCAGCCAGAGCCCTCGTGCACATTCGAAGGCCTTGGGTAATGATCAGTgttaatgatgatgaagatCTTCATTTTCGTAAAGCTG AATTTGATCCGGATGATTGCCCCCAGGATTGCATGCGACCTTGTGAGAAAGTCTGTCCTGCTAATGCAATATTGCAAAAG GGCGGAGTTTTGGCTGAGCGCTGTTATGGTTGTGGTCGTTGCCTTCCCGTTTGTCCTTATGACAAAATAA GAGCTATTACATATGTGAGAGATGTTACTGCTACAGCTGAACTTCTTGAAAGGGACGATGTTGATGCCATAGAAATTCACACCAGTGGAAG GGAGCCTGCAGTATTTAAAGAACTTTGGACTGGGTTGGGGAACTCAACTGCAAATCTGAAGCTTGTGGCA GTTAGCTTTCCAGACTTGAGAGATTCAACCATACTTGCAATGAAAGCTATGTACTCCATAATGGAAGCCGACATACAATGCTTCAACTTATGGCAG TTGGATGGTCGACCAATGAGTGGAGATATTGGGCGAGGTGCCACGAGAGATGCAATTGCTTTTGCACTAAAATTGGCCTCTGCTGGAGACAAGCCTAAAG GTTTCCTTCAGCTGGCTGGTGGTACAAATGCTCACACAGTAGAGGggttgaaaaaagaaagattattCCAAACACCGACCATACATG AGGCTTCGAGATATGAGACAATTCCGAGCACCTTATATTCACCAAATGCTTTGATCGCTGGTGTGGCTTTTGGTGGCTATGCACGAAAG ATAGTCGGTAGGGTTTTGAGTTCTGTGCAAAGTCATCACGGACTTGCTCGTGTCGAAGATTTCCCCGAGCAACTGCTGCAGGCTATTATTGAATCAGTTGCTCTGGTTGGAACTGTTAAATGTTACAACCGCCAGAATCAGAGCACTTAG
- the LOC132041132 gene encoding uncharacterized protein LOC132041132 isoform X4 yields MALNIPCFASLGTKLQDQLNYSKFNGVEKVKSIIKKTVIPFINSNPVDSLQKGNWVKLICGASFEDLVDIRNLSLVYTLAGVDCIDCAAETSVVNAVNEGIEAARALVHIRRPWVMISVNDDEDLHFRKAEFDPDDCPQDCMRPCEKVCPANAILQKQGGVLAERCYGCGRCLPVCPYDKIRAITYVRDVTATAELLERDDVDAIEIHTSGREPAVFKELWTGLGNSTANLKLVAVSFPDLRDSTILAMKAMYSIMEADIQCFNLWQLDGRPMSGDIGRGATRDAIAFALKLASAGDKPKAGWWYKCSHSRGVEKRKIIPNTDHTWLRDMRQFRAPYIHQML; encoded by the exons ATGGCTTTGAACATACCTTGCTTTGCTTCACTTGGTACCAAATTGCAAG ATCAGCTTAATTACAGCAAGTTCAATGGTGTGGAAAAAGTGAAAAGCATCATAAAGAAGACAGTTATTCCTTTTATAAATAGTAATCCTGTTGACTCTCTTCAAAAGGGAAATTGGGTCAAGCTCATTTGTGGTGCTAGCTTTGAG GATTTGGTGGATATCAGGAACCTTTCTCTGGTTTATACTCTTGCTGGAG TTGATTGCATTGACTGTGCTGCTGAGACGTCGGTAGTGAATGCTGTAAATGAAGGGATAGAAGCAGCCAGAGCCCTCGTGCACATTCGAAGGCCTTGGGTAATGATCAGTgttaatgatgatgaagatCTTCATTTTCGTAAAGCTG AATTTGATCCGGATGATTGCCCCCAGGATTGCATGCGACCTTGTGAGAAAGTCTGTCCTGCTAATGCAATATTGCAAAAG CAGGGCGGAGTTTTGGCTGAGCGCTGTTATGGTTGTGGTCGTTGCCTTCCCGTTTGTCCTTATGACAAAATAA GAGCTATTACATATGTGAGAGATGTTACTGCTACAGCTGAACTTCTTGAAAGGGACGATGTTGATGCCATAGAAATTCACACCAGTGGAAG GGAGCCTGCAGTATTTAAAGAACTTTGGACTGGGTTGGGGAACTCAACTGCAAATCTGAAGCTTGTGGCA GTTAGCTTTCCAGACTTGAGAGATTCAACCATACTTGCAATGAAAGCTATGTACTCCATAATGGAAGCCGACATACAATGCTTCAACTTATGGCAG TTGGATGGTCGACCAATGAGTGGAGATATTGGGCGAGGTGCCACGAGAGATGCAATTGCTTTTGCACTAAAATTGGCCTCTGCTGGAGACAAGCCTAAAG CTGGCTGGTGGTACAAATGCTCACACAGTAGAGGggttgaaaaaagaaagattattCCAAACACCGACCATACATG GCTTCGAGATATGAGACAATTCCGAGCACCTTATATTCACCAAATGCTTTGA
- the LOC132041132 gene encoding uncharacterized protein LOC132041132 isoform X6 yields MALNIPCFASLGTKLQDQLNYSKFNGVEKVKSIIKKTVIPFINSNPVDSLQKGNWVKLICGASFEDLVDIRNLSLVYTLAGVDCIDCAAETSVVNAVNEGIEAARALVHIRRPWVMISVNDDEDLHFRKAEFDPDDCPQDCMRPCEKVCPANAILQKQGGVLAERCYGCGRCLPVCPYDKIRAITYVRDVTATAELLERDDVDAIEIHTSGREPAVFKELWTGLGNSTANLKLVAVSFPDLRDSTILAMKAMYSIMEADIQCFNLWQLDGRPMSGDIGRGATRDAIAFALKLASAGDKPKGFLQLAGGTNAHTVEGLKKERLFQTPTIHGFEI; encoded by the exons ATGGCTTTGAACATACCTTGCTTTGCTTCACTTGGTACCAAATTGCAAG ATCAGCTTAATTACAGCAAGTTCAATGGTGTGGAAAAAGTGAAAAGCATCATAAAGAAGACAGTTATTCCTTTTATAAATAGTAATCCTGTTGACTCTCTTCAAAAGGGAAATTGGGTCAAGCTCATTTGTGGTGCTAGCTTTGAG GATTTGGTGGATATCAGGAACCTTTCTCTGGTTTATACTCTTGCTGGAG TTGATTGCATTGACTGTGCTGCTGAGACGTCGGTAGTGAATGCTGTAAATGAAGGGATAGAAGCAGCCAGAGCCCTCGTGCACATTCGAAGGCCTTGGGTAATGATCAGTgttaatgatgatgaagatCTTCATTTTCGTAAAGCTG AATTTGATCCGGATGATTGCCCCCAGGATTGCATGCGACCTTGTGAGAAAGTCTGTCCTGCTAATGCAATATTGCAAAAG CAGGGCGGAGTTTTGGCTGAGCGCTGTTATGGTTGTGGTCGTTGCCTTCCCGTTTGTCCTTATGACAAAATAA GAGCTATTACATATGTGAGAGATGTTACTGCTACAGCTGAACTTCTTGAAAGGGACGATGTTGATGCCATAGAAATTCACACCAGTGGAAG GGAGCCTGCAGTATTTAAAGAACTTTGGACTGGGTTGGGGAACTCAACTGCAAATCTGAAGCTTGTGGCA GTTAGCTTTCCAGACTTGAGAGATTCAACCATACTTGCAATGAAAGCTATGTACTCCATAATGGAAGCCGACATACAATGCTTCAACTTATGGCAG TTGGATGGTCGACCAATGAGTGGAGATATTGGGCGAGGTGCCACGAGAGATGCAATTGCTTTTGCACTAAAATTGGCCTCTGCTGGAGACAAGCCTAAAG GTTTCCTTCAGCTGGCTGGTGGTACAAATGCTCACACAGTAGAGGggttgaaaaaagaaagattattCCAAACACCGACCATACATG GCTTCGAGATATGA
- the LOC132041132 gene encoding uncharacterized protein LOC132041132 isoform X3, whose product MALNIPCFASLGTKLQDQLNYSKFNGVEKVKSIIKKTVIPFINSNPVDSLQKGNWVKLICGASFEDLVDIRNLSLVYTLAGVDCIDCAAETSVVNAVNEGIEAARALVHIRRPWVMISVNDDEDLHFRKAEFDPDDCPQDCMRPCEKVCPANAILQKQGGVLAERCYGCGRCLPVCPYDKIRAITYVRDVTATAELLERDDVDAIEIHTSGREPAVFKELWTGLGNSTANLKLVAVSFPDLRDSTILAMKAMYSIMEADIQCFNLWQLDGRPMSGDIGRGATRDAIAFALKLASAGDKPKAGWWYKCSHSRGVEKRKIIPNTDHTWYQPHNPRFLKFIFNITLNF is encoded by the exons ATGGCTTTGAACATACCTTGCTTTGCTTCACTTGGTACCAAATTGCAAG ATCAGCTTAATTACAGCAAGTTCAATGGTGTGGAAAAAGTGAAAAGCATCATAAAGAAGACAGTTATTCCTTTTATAAATAGTAATCCTGTTGACTCTCTTCAAAAGGGAAATTGGGTCAAGCTCATTTGTGGTGCTAGCTTTGAG GATTTGGTGGATATCAGGAACCTTTCTCTGGTTTATACTCTTGCTGGAG TTGATTGCATTGACTGTGCTGCTGAGACGTCGGTAGTGAATGCTGTAAATGAAGGGATAGAAGCAGCCAGAGCCCTCGTGCACATTCGAAGGCCTTGGGTAATGATCAGTgttaatgatgatgaagatCTTCATTTTCGTAAAGCTG AATTTGATCCGGATGATTGCCCCCAGGATTGCATGCGACCTTGTGAGAAAGTCTGTCCTGCTAATGCAATATTGCAAAAG CAGGGCGGAGTTTTGGCTGAGCGCTGTTATGGTTGTGGTCGTTGCCTTCCCGTTTGTCCTTATGACAAAATAA GAGCTATTACATATGTGAGAGATGTTACTGCTACAGCTGAACTTCTTGAAAGGGACGATGTTGATGCCATAGAAATTCACACCAGTGGAAG GGAGCCTGCAGTATTTAAAGAACTTTGGACTGGGTTGGGGAACTCAACTGCAAATCTGAAGCTTGTGGCA GTTAGCTTTCCAGACTTGAGAGATTCAACCATACTTGCAATGAAAGCTATGTACTCCATAATGGAAGCCGACATACAATGCTTCAACTTATGGCAG TTGGATGGTCGACCAATGAGTGGAGATATTGGGCGAGGTGCCACGAGAGATGCAATTGCTTTTGCACTAAAATTGGCCTCTGCTGGAGACAAGCCTAAAG CTGGCTGGTGGTACAAATGCTCACACAGTAGAGGggttgaaaaaagaaagattattCCAAACACCGACCATACATGGTATCAGCCCCACAATCCACGTTTTCTGAAGTTCATATTCAATATAACACTGAACTTTTGA
- the LOC132041132 gene encoding uncharacterized protein LOC132041132 isoform X5: MALNIPCFASLGTKLQDQLNYSKFNGVEKVKSIIKKTVIPFINSNPVDSLQKGNWVKLICGASFEDLVDIRNLSLVYTLAGVDCIDCAAETSVVNAVNEGIEAARALVHIRRPWVMISVNDDEDLHFRKAEFDPDDCPQDCMRPCEKVCPANAILQKQGGVLAERCYGCGRCLPVCPYDKIRAITYVRDVTATAELLERDDVDAIEIHTSGREPAVFKELWTGLGNSTANLKLVAVSFPDLRDSTILAMKAMYSIMEADIQCFNLWQLDGRPMSGDIGRGATRDAIAFALKLASAGDKPKGFLQLAGGTNAHTVEGLKKERLFQTPTIHGISPTIHVF, from the exons ATGGCTTTGAACATACCTTGCTTTGCTTCACTTGGTACCAAATTGCAAG ATCAGCTTAATTACAGCAAGTTCAATGGTGTGGAAAAAGTGAAAAGCATCATAAAGAAGACAGTTATTCCTTTTATAAATAGTAATCCTGTTGACTCTCTTCAAAAGGGAAATTGGGTCAAGCTCATTTGTGGTGCTAGCTTTGAG GATTTGGTGGATATCAGGAACCTTTCTCTGGTTTATACTCTTGCTGGAG TTGATTGCATTGACTGTGCTGCTGAGACGTCGGTAGTGAATGCTGTAAATGAAGGGATAGAAGCAGCCAGAGCCCTCGTGCACATTCGAAGGCCTTGGGTAATGATCAGTgttaatgatgatgaagatCTTCATTTTCGTAAAGCTG AATTTGATCCGGATGATTGCCCCCAGGATTGCATGCGACCTTGTGAGAAAGTCTGTCCTGCTAATGCAATATTGCAAAAG CAGGGCGGAGTTTTGGCTGAGCGCTGTTATGGTTGTGGTCGTTGCCTTCCCGTTTGTCCTTATGACAAAATAA GAGCTATTACATATGTGAGAGATGTTACTGCTACAGCTGAACTTCTTGAAAGGGACGATGTTGATGCCATAGAAATTCACACCAGTGGAAG GGAGCCTGCAGTATTTAAAGAACTTTGGACTGGGTTGGGGAACTCAACTGCAAATCTGAAGCTTGTGGCA GTTAGCTTTCCAGACTTGAGAGATTCAACCATACTTGCAATGAAAGCTATGTACTCCATAATGGAAGCCGACATACAATGCTTCAACTTATGGCAG TTGGATGGTCGACCAATGAGTGGAGATATTGGGCGAGGTGCCACGAGAGATGCAATTGCTTTTGCACTAAAATTGGCCTCTGCTGGAGACAAGCCTAAAG GTTTCCTTCAGCTGGCTGGTGGTACAAATGCTCACACAGTAGAGGggttgaaaaaagaaagattattCCAAACACCGACCATACATGGTATCAGCCCCACAATCCACGTTTTCTGA